A portion of the Pseudomonas synxantha BG33R genome contains these proteins:
- a CDS encoding LysR family transcriptional regulator: protein MSSRRPDPLAQVSDFDIRLLRIFRSVVECGGFSAAETVLGIGRSAISQQMSDLEQRLGLRLCQRGRAGFSLTEEGREVYQSALQLLSALESFRTEVNGLHQHLRGELIIGLTDNLVTLPHMRITHALAQLKERGPDVQIQIRMIAPNEVEQGVLDGRLHVGVVPQASALSGLEYQPLYSERSLLYCAVGHPLFYADNKQLDDERIDSQDAIAPTFRLPAEIQAHYQALNCTASASDREGMAFLILTGRYIGYLPDHYASLWVQQGRLRALKPATRFYDLSLASVTRKGRRPHLVLESFLESLAATR, encoded by the coding sequence ATGAGCAGCCGTCGTCCCGACCCTTTGGCCCAAGTCAGCGACTTCGACATTCGCTTGCTGCGCATCTTTCGCAGCGTGGTGGAATGCGGCGGCTTCTCGGCGGCAGAGACCGTGCTCGGCATCGGCCGCTCGGCCATCAGCCAGCAGATGAGCGACCTGGAGCAGCGGCTCGGCCTCAGACTTTGCCAACGCGGCCGCGCCGGTTTTTCCCTGACGGAGGAAGGCCGCGAGGTTTATCAATCAGCCCTGCAATTGTTGAGCGCCCTGGAAAGCTTTCGCACCGAGGTCAACGGCCTGCACCAGCATTTGCGCGGCGAGTTGATCATCGGCCTCACCGATAACCTCGTCACCCTGCCGCATATGCGCATCACTCACGCACTGGCGCAATTGAAGGAACGCGGCCCGGACGTGCAGATCCAGATCCGCATGATCGCCCCCAATGAAGTGGAACAAGGTGTACTTGATGGCCGTCTGCATGTCGGCGTGGTGCCCCAGGCCAGCGCCCTGTCGGGTCTGGAATACCAACCGCTGTACAGCGAGCGCTCACTGCTTTATTGCGCGGTCGGGCACCCGCTGTTTTATGCCGACAACAAACAACTCGATGACGAGCGCATCGACAGCCAGGACGCCATCGCCCCTACCTTTCGCCTCCCCGCAGAGATCCAGGCCCACTACCAGGCGCTCAACTGCACGGCCAGCGCTTCGGACCGTGAAGGCATGGCGTTCCTGATCCTCACTGGCCGCTATATCGGCTACTTGCCCGATCACTACGCCAGCCTGTGGGTGCAACAAGGCCGACTGCGCGCGCTGAAACCGGCTACACGTTTTTACGATTTGAGCCTGGCATCGGTCACGCGCAAAGGCCGGCGCCCTCATTTGGTGCTGGAAAGTTTCCTTGAAAGCCTGGCCGCGACGCGCTAA